The following are encoded in a window of Flavobacterium psychrotrophum genomic DNA:
- a CDS encoding magnesium transporter CorA family protein — translation MVTFYTKDNCGLTTAHSQNNAIWISAVNPTEKETRYLLYELNVPEAFYNDIEDIDERPRIEFEDGWCLIIMRMPLKTNDERLPYSTAPLGVMFKDDVFVSLCFTDNDLIEDFVQYSQKKRILPDGHFDLVLRLLISTSIWFQKYLKQINQLIKSAEDNLEKSIRNEDLQALLQIEKCLVFFITSIKGNEMLFYRIRNLKGYRETFDPELIEDVEIELRQAQDTTNIYSDILTGTMDAYASVISNNLNVIMKRLTSISIILMIPTLIASFYGMNVPNGLQENNHGLWIIALVSFFISVVGVLLFKKKNLF, via the coding sequence ATGGTAACCTTTTACACCAAAGACAACTGCGGCCTTACTACAGCCCACAGCCAAAACAACGCAATATGGATAAGCGCTGTTAACCCCACCGAAAAAGAAACCCGTTATCTGCTTTACGAACTCAACGTTCCTGAGGCATTTTATAACGATATTGAAGATATAGACGAACGCCCCCGCATAGAGTTTGAAGACGGTTGGTGCCTTATCATTATGCGTATGCCGCTAAAGACGAATGATGAGCGCCTGCCTTACAGCACGGCTCCGCTGGGTGTAATGTTTAAAGATGATGTTTTTGTATCGCTTTGCTTTACAGATAACGACCTGATTGAAGATTTTGTACAGTACTCTCAAAAGAAACGCATTTTGCCCGATGGGCATTTTGACCTTGTGCTGCGCCTGTTGATATCTACAAGCATCTGGTTCCAGAAATACCTGAAACAAATTAACCAGTTGATAAAAAGCGCAGAAGACAACCTCGAAAAATCAATCCGCAACGAAGACTTACAGGCGCTGCTGCAAATAGAAAAATGCCTCGTGTTTTTTATAACATCCATTAAAGGTAATGAGATGTTGTTTTACCGCATCCGCAACCTTAAGGGCTACCGCGAAACATTTGACCCTGAGCTTATTGAAGACGTTGAAATCGAGCTGCGCCAGGCACAGGATACCACTAACATTTACAGCGACATTCTTACCGGTACTATGGATGCTTATGCCAGTGTAATATCTAACAACCTCAACGTAATCATGAAACGGCTTACATCGATATCCATTATCTTGATGATTCCTACACTTATAGCCAGTTTTTATGGTATGAACGTGCCAAACGGGTTGCAGGAAAACAACCACGGATTATGGATAATAGCTCTGGTTTCGTTCTTTATATCGGTAGTGGGTGTACTGTTGTTTAAAAAGAAAAATCTGTTTTAA
- a CDS encoding S24 family peptidase has protein sequence MVSRRVGDFIEASGISYYAFENSIGASRGAISKAVKEEKSIGSNVLEKIMGQYPQINPEWLLTGKGTMLAEGAEIPQAVRQYRLRTDVPVESQKIPLFNLEAVAGLLPLFGSATAQQPIDHISIPQLPKCDGAIYVTGNSMQPILNSGDIVMYKIMQDIRSSIFYGEMYLLGLDMAGDEYVTVKYIHKSEQPGHIKLVSENPAHQPMDVEMEKIRALALIKASIRISAMK, from the coding sequence ATGGTATCCAGAAGAGTAGGTGATTTTATTGAGGCATCGGGCATTAGCTACTATGCGTTTGAAAATTCTATAGGTGCCAGCCGTGGTGCCATAAGCAAAGCTGTAAAAGAAGAAAAAAGTATAGGCAGTAATGTGCTGGAAAAAATTATGGGGCAATACCCACAAATTAATCCGGAGTGGCTGCTTACCGGCAAAGGCACCATGCTTGCTGAAGGCGCCGAAATACCCCAGGCCGTGCGCCAGTACCGACTGCGTACTGATGTGCCTGTAGAGAGCCAGAAAATACCCTTATTTAACCTTGAGGCTGTTGCCGGGCTATTGCCACTCTTTGGCAGTGCTACTGCACAGCAACCCATAGACCATATAAGCATACCACAATTGCCAAAATGTGATGGCGCTATTTATGTTACCGGAAACAGCATGCAGCCCATACTAAACAGCGGTGATATTGTAATGTACAAGATTATGCAGGATATAAGGAGCAGCATTTTTTATGGCGAAATGTACCTGCTGGGCCTTGATATGGCCGGTGATGAGTATGTTACCGTTAAATACATTCATAAAAGCGAACAGCCCGGCCACATAAAACTGGTTAGCGAAAACCCCGCACACCAGCCTATGGACGTAGAAATGGAAAAAATACGTGCCCTTGCGCTTATAAAAGCCAGCATCCGTATCAGTGCCATGAAGTAG
- a CDS encoding response regulator transcription factor, with the protein MKKRILYVEDDSTLAFLTADNLEQHYDVVHFVNGKDAFEAFKKGGFDLCILDVMLPEMDGFELAAAIRNLDVEVPIIFLSAKTLKEDRIKGLKLGADDYLVKPYSIEELILKIEVFLQRSQKLTVVKNTTYTVGAFTFDPVNYLLDKEGETTQLTERESALLKLFIDHKNNVLKREKILTALWGTDDYFMGRSMDVFISRLRKIFREDENIRIENIPRVGFKLVAP; encoded by the coding sequence ATGAAAAAAAGAATACTATATGTAGAAGACGACAGTACGCTTGCGTTTCTTACGGCCGATAACCTTGAGCAACACTATGATGTAGTGCATTTTGTAAACGGGAAGGATGCTTTTGAAGCCTTTAAAAAAGGTGGATTTGACTTGTGCATACTTGATGTGATGCTGCCCGAAATGGACGGTTTTGAGCTTGCTGCCGCCATACGCAACCTGGACGTTGAGGTACCTATAATCTTCCTTTCGGCAAAAACACTTAAAGAAGACCGTATTAAGGGCCTTAAGCTGGGTGCCGACGATTACCTTGTAAAACCCTATAGCATAGAGGAGCTTATCTTAAAAATAGAAGTGTTTTTACAACGCAGCCAAAAGCTTACCGTTGTAAAAAACACTACATATACCGTGGGTGCTTTTACCTTTGACCCCGTAAATTACCTACTTGATAAAGAAGGCGAAACCACCCAGCTTACCGAACGCGAAAGTGCACTGCTTAAGCTTTTTATAGACCATAAAAATAACGTATTGAAACGCGAAAAGATACTTACCGCGCTTTGGGGTACAGACGATTACTTTATGGGCCGCAGCATGGATGTTTTTATTTCGCGCCTGCGAAAAATTTTCCGCGAAGACGAAAATATCAGGATAGAGAACATACCCCGTGTAGGCTTTAAACTGGTAGCGCCTTAG
- a CDS encoding sensor histidine kinase — MKLNKLNIIVFIGLVAIVGVITMQLVMLNEAYTFAKKDLGEKIHFALQDVTDKIYRDNNSELPTASPIKKVSEDYYVVNVNDVFEASVLDYYLKNEFLKVKLDMDYEYAIYDCSGDEMVYGEYVNMAGQVVSNENMKCVNCFTKRPGLVYYFAVRFPEMTHSYINTLGQYWIYTAVLFLVLVIYVYSVFLLLKQKRYTELQKDFINNMTHEFKTPLSSILIASNYAAKQHEIEDNPKLNKYLKIIIEQSNKLNQHIERVLSVAKNDSGIGRLEKKPFNIAETLELVKDNAGLKFEKAHINLAIAGSTHEVAADEFHVYNILYNIVENAIKYGPADTDIQIRLAPHGKGLVIEISDNGPGIAQEHIDFVFDRFYRVPRENKKDVEGFGIGLFYVKKICELHGWKISLHNKPAGSGLTVSIVIPKNSIT; from the coding sequence GTGAAGTTAAATAAACTAAACATAATCGTATTTATAGGCCTGGTAGCCATAGTTGGGGTTATTACCATGCAGCTTGTAATGCTTAATGAGGCCTACACGTTTGCCAAGAAAGACCTTGGTGAGAAGATACACTTTGCACTTCAGGACGTTACCGATAAAATTTACCGGGATAATAATAGCGAACTGCCTACAGCCAGCCCTATTAAAAAAGTATCTGAAGACTACTATGTAGTAAATGTAAACGATGTTTTTGAAGCCAGTGTATTAGACTATTACCTGAAAAATGAGTTTTTAAAAGTAAAGCTCGATATGGATTATGAATATGCCATTTATGACTGCTCTGGCGATGAAATGGTATATGGCGAGTATGTAAACATGGCCGGACAAGTAGTAAGCAATGAAAACATGAAATGTGTAAACTGCTTTACTAAACGCCCGGGACTGGTATATTACTTTGCGGTACGCTTCCCCGAAATGACGCATAGCTACATTAACACCCTGGGGCAGTACTGGATATATACTGCGGTGCTTTTTCTAGTATTGGTTATTTATGTGTACTCTGTATTTTTGCTGCTCAAGCAAAAAAGGTATACTGAGCTGCAAAAAGATTTTATTAATAACATGACGCACGAGTTTAAAACACCGCTATCGTCTATACTCATTGCATCTAATTATGCCGCTAAACAGCACGAAATAGAAGATAACCCCAAGTTAAACAAGTACCTTAAGATAATTATAGAACAAAGCAATAAGCTTAACCAGCATATAGAACGTGTACTCTCTGTAGCTAAAAACGACAGCGGTATAGGCAGGCTCGAAAAAAAGCCATTCAACATTGCCGAAACACTGGAACTTGTTAAAGATAATGCAGGGCTTAAGTTTGAAAAGGCGCATATAAACCTTGCCATTGCAGGTAGTACACATGAGGTGGCCGCAGATGAGTTTCATGTATATAACATACTGTATAACATAGTAGAAAACGCTATTAAGTATGGTCCTGCTGACACTGATATACAAATACGCCTGGCTCCGCACGGTAAAGGCCTGGTGATAGAAATAAGCGATAATGGCCCCGGTATAGCACAGGAGCATATTGATTTTGTGTTTGACCGTTTTTACCGCGTGCCGCGCGAAAATAAAAAAGATGTAGAGGGTTTTGGTATCGGGCTTTTTTATGTAAAAAAGATTTGTGAACTTCACGGGTGGAAAATATCACTGCATAACAAACCTGCCGGCAGTGGACTAACTGTGAGCATTGTTATCCCTAAAAACAGCATTACATGA
- a CDS encoding DUF1573 domain-containing protein — translation MKTLKLTLFAAALFLSVGVNAQEVAKKKDLKAAPAAATPAKVEVKDQKPTGLSFKEEVHNFGDIEKGKPVTHEFTFKNTSKQTILITGVKASCGCTTPTWTKTPIQPGESGNVTATYNAANPGPFTKTITVTANDTDQNKILTIKGKVDSPEVAAPAAAPTQQ, via the coding sequence ATGAAAACATTGAAACTAACATTATTCGCTGCTGCTTTATTTCTTTCAGTAGGTGTAAATGCTCAGGAAGTTGCTAAAAAGAAAGATCTTAAAGCTGCGCCTGCTGCTGCAACTCCTGCTAAAGTAGAAGTTAAAGACCAGAAGCCAACAGGCCTTTCTTTTAAAGAAGAGGTTCATAACTTTGGCGATATTGAAAAAGGTAAGCCTGTAACGCATGAGTTTACTTTTAAAAACACATCTAAGCAAACTATACTTATTACAGGTGTAAAAGCTTCTTGCGGATGTACTACGCCTACATGGACTAAAACACCTATACAGCCGGGTGAGTCTGGAAACGTTACAGCTACTTACAATGCTGCTAACCCTGGCCCTTTTACAAAAACGATTACCGTTACTGCTAACGATACTGACCAGAACAAGATACTTACCATTAAAGGTAAAGTAGATTCTCCTGAGGTTGCTGCTCCTGCTGCTGCACCTACTCAGCAATAA
- a CDS encoding GNAT family N-acetyltransferase encodes MSIKFEIKPFAALSVAEVYEVLKLRSEVFVVEQNCVYQDIDGKDPKALHVIGTFNDKIVAYTRLFGPGYYFDNASIGRVVVSPEYRAHKFGHSLIKTSIDGIVENFGTGVITISAQEYLKKFYETHGFIQEGEGYLEDDIPHIKMNRE; translated from the coding sequence ATGAGTATAAAATTTGAAATAAAGCCTTTTGCGGCACTTTCTGTTGCTGAGGTGTATGAAGTGTTGAAACTTCGTAGTGAAGTGTTTGTAGTAGAGCAAAACTGCGTTTATCAGGATATAGATGGTAAAGACCCAAAGGCATTACACGTTATTGGTACGTTTAACGACAAAATTGTTGCCTATACACGCCTTTTTGGCCCCGGCTATTATTTTGACAATGCCTCTATAGGCAGGGTAGTGGTTAGCCCGGAATACCGCGCCCACAAGTTTGGCCACAGCCTTATCAAGACTTCAATCGATGGTATAGTTGAGAATTTTGGTACCGGTGTAATTACTATATCAGCACAGGAATACCTTAAAAAATTCTATGAAACCCACGGTTTCATTCAGGAAGGGGAGGGCTACCTTGAAGATGATATTCCGCATATTAAAATGAACAGGGAATAG
- a CDS encoding DUF4837 family protein, whose protein sequence is MKKVQQIVALCLLVCCTFSCQEDKVAKAISEGEVNEVNIIISDVLWNGVVGDSLRKKFAAPVEGLTQEEPVFTLKQYHPQAFDGEIKKGRNIIFVEKEDDEPEDRFVYHQNDYCTPQNVFTLSGKNTSQLLETIRMYSDEIIKTIRLGEMTVTQRRNDKLGLRDTVYFEKTYGISIKVPVTYRYALKNDNFLWLKKEISGGNTNLLLYRVPYITLEKDKEMVNNIIRMRDSIGNLYIHGQEPDTYMVTETAYSPSVFMTSFNDRSAFETRGNWEMKNDFMNGPFISYSIRDYKHNCYMVIEGFIYSPSSPKRDLILELESIIRSTKFL, encoded by the coding sequence ATGAAAAAAGTGCAGCAAATAGTAGCCTTGTGTTTACTGGTTTGCTGCACTTTTTCGTGTCAGGAGGATAAGGTGGCCAAGGCCATATCAGAAGGGGAGGTTAATGAGGTAAACATTATCATTAGCGATGTGTTGTGGAACGGTGTTGTGGGCGATAGCCTTCGCAAAAAATTTGCTGCTCCCGTAGAGGGCCTTACCCAGGAAGAACCCGTATTTACGCTGAAACAATACCATCCGCAGGCTTTTGACGGCGAAATTAAAAAGGGGCGCAACATCATTTTTGTTGAAAAAGAAGATGATGAGCCCGAAGACCGTTTTGTGTACCACCAGAACGATTACTGCACACCACAAAATGTTTTTACCCTTAGCGGCAAAAATACATCTCAATTGCTGGAAACCATACGGATGTACAGCGATGAGATTATTAAAACCATAAGGCTGGGAGAAATGACCGTAACCCAAAGGCGAAACGATAAGCTCGGCCTTCGTGATACTGTGTATTTTGAAAAGACCTATGGCATATCTATAAAAGTGCCGGTTACTTACCGCTATGCCCTTAAGAACGATAATTTTCTCTGGCTAAAAAAAGAAATTTCCGGAGGTAATACTAATTTGCTGCTGTACCGCGTGCCTTATATTACCCTTGAAAAGGATAAGGAAATGGTTAACAACATCATCAGGATGCGCGACTCTATTGGTAATTTGTACATACACGGGCAGGAACCTGATACATACATGGTGACAGAAACAGCATATTCGCCATCGGTATTTATGACGAGCTTTAACGACAGGAGCGCTTTTGAAACAAGGGGCAACTGGGAAATGAAGAACGATTTTATGAACGGGCCTTTTATTAGCTACAGCATTCGCGATTATAAACACAACTGCTACATGGTTATAGAAGGGTTTATATACAGCCCGTCATCTCCTAAGCGCGATTTGATACTGGAACTGGAGTCGATAATACGGTCTACAAAATTTTTATGA
- a CDS encoding lytic transglycosylase domain-containing protein, which translates to MNKKRTLSFAFALLSVGAFAQESVLVEINPQPVVKMSFLDSIKSTFVRNHEMACVDSLWMGELSNNDLFENMQEDLKNVNPDVEVDYSLNTELLKQRLAKLDARSPFNIEYSKGLENIIKSYLKNRPRSYERLMAISEYYFPMFEEYLAKYNVPIEIKYLAVIESALNPRAKSHVGASGLWQFMYPTGKQYSLEVDSYVDERLDPLKATEAACQYLTSLYNIFGDWDLVLASYNAGPGNVTKAIRRSGDYKNYWNIRRNLPKETQAYNPTFLATMYIYEYAKEHGINGKKAPLTYFETDTVMVKRQMSFKQIASLVDVPVSQLQFLNPIYKLDVIPHNAAKAHYLRLPKDKIGLFASNEKAIYAYIDHEDSKRERPYFVGSPEKEQAYAAAPSRSKYTKKSNVTTKSYVVKRGDNLGEIASRYDVSVAELKQWNRIKGNNIMAGQKLKIQKTTIVKEPVIIAPADTAIAATKPAKPALKTVAPAKEPIADDAAPAVAECDTPAIADAKPNTIAASVRKVRESSYEEAAMYIVQKGDSLFSIARKHPGVTVENIKKWNDIKGESIQPGMKLKVVSVN; encoded by the coding sequence ATGAATAAAAAAAGAACATTGTCATTCGCATTCGCGCTGCTTTCGGTGGGTGCTTTTGCCCAGGAATCAGTGCTGGTGGAGATCAATCCGCAGCCGGTAGTAAAAATGTCGTTCCTAGACTCTATTAAATCCACTTTTGTGCGCAATCACGAAATGGCTTGTGTAGACAGTTTATGGATGGGCGAACTTTCTAACAACGACCTGTTTGAAAACATGCAGGAAGACCTTAAGAATGTTAACCCTGATGTTGAGGTAGATTACAGCCTTAATACCGAACTGCTTAAGCAAAGGCTTGCCAAGCTGGATGCCAGGTCGCCGTTTAATATCGAATACAGCAAAGGCCTTGAAAACATTATAAAATCGTACCTTAAAAACCGCCCGCGCAGCTATGAAAGGCTGATGGCGATTAGTGAGTACTATTTCCCGATGTTTGAAGAGTACCTTGCCAAGTACAACGTTCCTATCGAAATTAAATACCTGGCGGTTATAGAAAGTGCGCTAAACCCAAGGGCTAAAAGCCACGTGGGCGCATCTGGATTATGGCAGTTTATGTACCCTACCGGCAAGCAATACAGCCTTGAGGTAGATAGTTATGTAGACGAACGCCTAGATCCGTTAAAAGCTACAGAGGCTGCGTGCCAGTATCTTACAAGCCTTTACAACATCTTTGGCGACTGGGATTTGGTACTTGCATCATACAACGCCGGCCCTGGTAATGTAACCAAAGCCATTCGCCGTAGTGGAGATTATAAGAACTACTGGAACATTCGCCGTAACCTGCCAAAAGAGACACAGGCATATAACCCTACGTTCCTGGCTACAATGTATATCTATGAATATGCTAAAGAGCATGGTATTAACGGTAAAAAAGCTCCGCTGACGTATTTTGAGACCGATACCGTTATGGTAAAACGCCAAATGTCGTTTAAGCAAATTGCAAGCCTGGTAGATGTACCGGTTAGCCAGCTACAGTTTCTTAACCCTATCTATAAGCTTGATGTAATACCTCACAATGCTGCTAAGGCTCACTACCTGAGGTTACCAAAAGATAAAATAGGTTTATTTGCTTCTAACGAAAAAGCCATTTATGCTTATATTGACCATGAAGATAGTAAACGCGAAAGGCCATACTTTGTAGGCTCTCCTGAGAAAGAGCAGGCTTATGCAGCTGCGCCGTCAAGAAGTAAGTACACTAAGAAAAGCAATGTTACCACAAAGTCGTATGTTGTAAAACGCGGTGATAACCTGGGCGAAATTGCGAGCCGTTATGATGTATCTGTGGCTGAACTTAAGCAATGGAACAGGATTAAGGGCAATAACATTATGGCGGGCCAAAAGCTTAAGATACAAAAGACAACTATTGTAAAAGAGCCTGTAATTATAGCACCTGCAGATACGGCTATTGCTGCTACAAAACCTGCTAAGCCTGCGCTTAAAACGGTTGCTCCTGCAAAAGAGCCAATTGCTGATGATGCTGCGCCTGCTGTTGCAGAATGCGATACACCTGCAATTGCAGATGCCAAGCCAAACACGATTGCAGCTTCTGTTAGAAAAGTGCGTGAGTCGAGCTATGAAGAGGCGGCCATGTATATTGTACAAAAAGGCGATTCGCTTTTTAGCATTGCAAGAAAACATCCTGGTGTTACCGTAGAAAACATCAAAAAATGGAATGACATTAAGGGCGAAAGCATTCAGCCCGGAATGAAACTGAAGGTAGTATCGGTCAACTAG
- a CDS encoding phosphoglycerate kinase has protein sequence MKTLADIDFKDKKAVIRVDFNVPLDENFNVTDDNRITAAKPTIDKILADGGSVILMSHLGRPKGKEEKYSLKHILAKVSEVLGVEVKFAEDCVGEVADAAAAGLKPGEVLLLENLRFYAEEEAGDADFAQKLAKLGDVYVNDAFGTAHRAHASTTIIANYFPEAKVFGALLAKEIDSLDKVLKNSEKPVTAILGGSKVSTKITVIENILSKIDHLIVGGGMTYTFIKALGGNVGDSICELDKLDLALEILEKAKANNVQVHIPVDVVAADDFSNNANTQVVDVNEIPDGWQGLDAGPKTLENFKKVILESKTILWNGPIGVFEMEKFANGTITLGEFIAEATKNGAFSLVGGGDSVAAVKQFGLEPKMSYVSTGGGAMLEMLEGKTLPGIAAIQG, from the coding sequence ATGAAAACTCTTGCCGACATTGATTTTAAAGATAAGAAAGCCGTTATACGTGTAGACTTTAATGTACCTCTTGATGAGAACTTTAACGTTACTGACGATAACCGTATTACTGCTGCTAAACCTACTATCGATAAAATTTTGGCAGACGGCGGAAGCGTGATCTTAATGAGCCACCTGGGCCGCCCGAAAGGTAAAGAGGAGAAGTACAGCCTTAAGCACATTCTTGCTAAAGTTAGCGAAGTGCTGGGTGTAGAGGTTAAGTTTGCTGAAGACTGTGTGGGCGAAGTAGCTGACGCTGCTGCTGCAGGTCTTAAGCCGGGTGAAGTGCTGCTTCTTGAAAACCTTCGTTTTTATGCAGAAGAAGAAGCCGGCGATGCAGATTTTGCACAAAAACTTGCTAAACTGGGCGATGTTTATGTTAACGATGCCTTTGGTACTGCTCACCGTGCACACGCTTCTACCACAATAATTGCAAATTATTTTCCTGAGGCTAAGGTTTTTGGTGCGCTTCTTGCTAAAGAGATCGACAGTTTAGACAAGGTACTTAAAAACAGCGAAAAACCGGTTACGGCTATTCTTGGCGGTAGTAAAGTGTCTACAAAAATTACGGTTATAGAAAACATCCTGAGCAAAATAGACCACCTTATTGTGGGCGGCGGTATGACCTATACCTTCATTAAAGCCCTTGGCGGAAATGTAGGCGACTCTATCTGCGAGCTTGATAAGCTGGACCTTGCCCTTGAAATACTTGAAAAAGCTAAAGCTAACAATGTACAGGTACACATACCTGTAGATGTGGTTGCGGCCGATGATTTTAGCAACAATGCTAATACTCAGGTAGTAGACGTTAATGAGATTCCTGACGGATGGCAGGGTCTTGATGCAGGGCCTAAAACCCTTGAGAACTTTAAGAAAGTAATACTGGAAAGTAAAACAATACTTTGGAACGGCCCTATTGGCGTGTTCGAGATGGAAAAATTTGCCAACGGTACCATTACCCTTGGTGAGTTTATAGCTGAGGCTACTAAAAACGGCGCTTTCTCTCTTGTGGGTGGTGGCGACTCTGTAGCAGCGGTGAAACAATTTGGCCTTGAGCCAAAAATGAGCTATGTATCTACAGGTGGCGGTGCCATGCTGGAGATGCTTGAAGGAAAAACACTTCCCGGCATTGCTGCCATACAGGGATAG
- a CDS encoding DNA polymerase III subunit produces MLFSEILGQDHIKSHLATSATSGRIPHAQLFIGPEGSGTLPLAIAYAQYILCSNTGGENQGGNEACNLKFRNLSHPDLHFVFPVAANSEVKSHPVSAHFLKHWREFIAETPYGSLFDWYKKIDIANKQGQIGVDEATEIVKSLSLKAYEGGYKVMIIWMADRMNTATANKLLKLLEEPPQKTVFLLIAESEDDILQTILSRCQVLNFNALPEQVIANALVSRENIEPNAAMKLAHQAQGNYNKALHLLHKTDDALPFEEWFVMWVRAAFRAKGNAAAIHDLIAWSEQIAGIGREAQKQFLNFCIDMFRQALLLNYKADKLVFMEPKVDKFKLENFAPFVNGSNINDIFKELSDALYHIERNGNAKIILTDLSIKLTRLIHKK; encoded by the coding sequence ATGCTTTTTTCAGAAATTTTAGGGCAGGACCACATCAAAAGCCACTTAGCCACCAGTGCCACTAGCGGCCGTATACCCCATGCACAGTTGTTTATAGGGCCGGAAGGTTCGGGTACGCTACCGTTGGCCATTGCCTATGCGCAGTATATTTTGTGCAGCAATACCGGTGGCGAAAACCAGGGAGGCAATGAAGCCTGTAACCTGAAATTCCGCAACTTATCACACCCTGATCTGCACTTTGTATTTCCGGTGGCGGCTAACAGCGAGGTAAAAAGCCACCCCGTAAGTGCCCACTTTTTAAAGCACTGGCGCGAGTTTATTGCCGAAACACCTTACGGCAGCCTGTTTGACTGGTACAAGAAGATAGACATTGCAAACAAGCAGGGACAGATAGGTGTAGACGAGGCGACCGAAATTGTAAAATCGCTTTCGCTAAAGGCGTATGAGGGCGGTTACAAGGTGATGATCATCTGGATGGCCGACCGCATGAATACCGCCACGGCAAACAAGCTGCTAAAGCTGCTCGAAGAGCCACCGCAAAAAACGGTATTCCTGCTTATTGCCGAAAGTGAAGATGATATTTTGCAAACCATACTTTCCCGCTGCCAGGTGCTGAATTTTAATGCGTTGCCTGAACAGGTTATTGCAAACGCTCTTGTTTCACGTGAAAATATAGAACCTAACGCCGCCATGAAACTGGCACACCAGGCGCAGGGCAACTACAATAAAGCCTTACACTTACTACATAAAACCGACGACGCCCTTCCGTTTGAGGAATGGTTTGTAATGTGGGTGCGCGCTGCCTTTCGCGCCAAAGGAAACGCCGCTGCAATACACGACCTTATAGCGTGGAGCGAGCAGATTGCCGGCATTGGCCGCGAGGCACAAAAGCAGTTCCTTAATTTTTGTATCGATATGTTCCGCCAGGCATTACTGCTTAATTATAAGGCAGATAAACTGGTATTTATGGAACCTAAAGTAGATAAGTTTAAACTCGAAAATTTTGCACCGTTTGTAAATGGCAGCAACATCAACGATATTTTTAAAGAGCTGAGCGATGCCCTGTACCACATAGAGCGCAACGGTAACGCCAAAATTATCCTGACCGATTTGAGCATTAAGCTTACAAGGCTAATTCATAAGAAGTAG
- a CDS encoding DoxX family protein: METNLNPVIIITLAFFAITFIQSGYDKIMDWKGNIGWLKGHFAATPIKNMVPLSLMLILVLEILAGAFAVIGIIKIWMDEGTEFAFYAGVLSAITLLFLLLGQRLAKDYDGARTIVIYFIPAILLLTWV, encoded by the coding sequence ATGGAAACAAACCTGAATCCCGTAATCATTATTACCCTGGCGTTTTTTGCCATTACATTTATACAGTCGGGCTACGACAAGATCATGGACTGGAAAGGCAACATCGGCTGGCTAAAAGGCCACTTTGCCGCTACCCCAATTAAAAATATGGTACCGCTTTCGCTAATGCTCATTCTTGTTTTAGAAATACTTGCGGGTGCTTTTGCCGTTATTGGCATCATAAAAATATGGATGGATGAAGGTACAGAATTTGCTTTCTATGCCGGTGTGCTTAGCGCCATTACGCTGCTTTTTCTGCTACTTGGCCAGCGCCTTGCTAAAGATTATGACGGCGCCCGTACCATAGTAATTTACTTTATCCCCGCTATACTCCTGCTTACCTGGGTATAG